The following proteins are co-located in the Phycisphaerae bacterium genome:
- a CDS encoding GAF domain-containing protein, translating to MTRNYHELAERLAGVRGDRDERMQSFVDIGWDALHPSGVSWIGFYLHKGQNELVLGPRRDKPACSPIGLHGACGQALVSGRPLVVRDVAELGANYIACDPRDRSEVVIPLFDEGGECWGVLDLDSYDVGAFTDYDVTGLTLLLRNAGLTK from the coding sequence ATGACGCGGAATTATCACGAATTGGCGGAGCGTTTGGCCGGCGTCCGCGGGGATCGCGACGAACGGATGCAGTCGTTCGTCGACATCGGTTGGGACGCGCTGCACCCGTCGGGCGTTTCGTGGATCGGTTTCTATTTGCATAAGGGCCAAAACGAATTGGTCCTGGGACCGCGCCGAGACAAGCCCGCCTGCTCGCCGATCGGCCTGCACGGGGCGTGCGGGCAGGCGTTGGTCAGCGGCCGACCGCTGGTCGTCCGTGATGTCGCGGAACTCGGCGCCAACTACATCGCCTGCGATCCGCGCGACCGGTCGGAAGTTGTCATTCCCTTGTTCGATGAAGGCGGCGAATGCTGGGGGGTGTTGGACCTCGACAGTTACGACGTGGGCGCGTTCACCGATTACGATGTGACCGGTCTGACGCTTCTGCTCCGCAATGCGGGACTAACAAAGTGA
- a CDS encoding type II secretion system F family protein, with protein sequence MEWLILIALLLAAAGLVAYSFLPARREKIETVLRRTAGISPDDDKATLQTKARLRAAGPSILEKAAPIFSRPVMPKNAEEQSTLKAKLASAGYRRESAPVLFLASKTLGAALCALATFGYAFAADKETQEIMYFVIGGVGAGFLLPNMWLSQCIRKRIEAIRNGLPDSLDLMVVAVESGLGLDATILRVADEMGSVHPALAEELQIATIETQMGIKRAEALTKMADRTAVPEMRALIAVITQAEKLGTSVAKALRNQADSLRTKRRQKAEERAQKTAVKLLIPLILFIFPAIFVVLAGPAAIHLMNTFGGGGISK encoded by the coding sequence ATGGAATGGCTCATCCTCATCGCGCTGTTACTCGCCGCCGCCGGGCTGGTGGCCTATTCCTTCCTGCCCGCGCGCCGCGAAAAGATCGAGACCGTCCTGCGGCGAACGGCGGGCATCAGCCCGGACGACGACAAGGCCACCCTGCAGACCAAGGCCCGCCTCCGCGCCGCCGGCCCGTCGATCCTGGAAAAGGCCGCCCCCATCTTCTCCCGGCCGGTCATGCCGAAAAACGCCGAGGAGCAGTCGACGTTGAAGGCGAAACTGGCCAGCGCCGGCTATCGCCGCGAGTCCGCGCCGGTGCTCTTCCTGGCGAGCAAGACATTGGGCGCGGCGCTGTGCGCGCTGGCGACCTTCGGCTATGCCTTCGCGGCCGACAAGGAAACGCAGGAAATCATGTACTTCGTCATCGGCGGCGTCGGCGCCGGATTCCTCCTCCCCAACATGTGGCTCAGCCAGTGCATCCGCAAACGCATCGAGGCCATCCGCAACGGTCTGCCCGACTCGCTCGACCTGATGGTCGTCGCCGTGGAGAGCGGTCTGGGGCTGGACGCCACAATCCTCCGTGTCGCCGACGAAATGGGCAGCGTCCATCCCGCGCTGGCCGAGGAATTGCAGATCGCCACGATCGAAACGCAGATGGGCATCAAGCGCGCCGAGGCGCTCACGAAAATGGCCGACCGCACCGCCGTGCCGGAGATGCGGGCCCTCATCGCCGTCATCACCCAGGCCGAAAAGCTCGGCACCAGCGTCGCCAAGGCCCTCCGCAATCAGGCCGACAGCCTCCGCACCAAGCGCCGCCAGAAGGCCGAGGAGCGCGCTCAGAAAACGGCGGTCAAGCTCCTCATCCCGCTCATCCTCTTCATCTTCCCCGCCATCTTCGTCGTCCTCGCCGGCCCGGCGGCGATCCACCTCATGAACACCTTCGGCGGCGGCGGAATCAGCAAGTAG
- a CDS encoding SBBP repeat-containing protein translates to MRNSISIALVAFALTLCEKAATAGTPYSIDWSRQFGTNFTEFGLDVAVDLSGNVFATGYSSGNLNGQPNSGSGTYDAYLTKHDSSGSLLWTRLIGTSSEDRGHEVRVDAAGNAFVAGRTTGNLAGLAGGEDGFVRKIDPNGTTLWTRQFGTSAADSAEGLSLDSTGNVYVSGYTRGNLDGQFNSGDTDAFLRKFDSNGNFQWTRLFGTNVHDDSVSVSVDPSGNSYFTGITNAGLGSCDMYLAKYDSSGNSQWTNFLGSSSCDVATSVKADASGNIYLTGHTTAAFFDGQPSHGSSDVVLVKYNSAGSRLWTRLLGTSNIDQAYGLAIDDISGAVFVTGETRGSLGGPNQGDYDYFLTKWDPSGVPLWTQQLGTNSADLGMGLTTDPFGRVYATGYSSGSLFGPSAGNSDAILIKYTPEPAAFLMIVGLAMLHRRRR, encoded by the coding sequence ATGCGTAACTCCATCTCTATTGCACTGGTTGCATTCGCATTGACACTTTGCGAGAAGGCCGCGACCGCCGGCACGCCCTACAGCATCGATTGGTCGCGACAGTTTGGGACGAACTTTACCGAGTTCGGACTCGACGTCGCAGTCGACCTTTCGGGTAATGTTTTTGCCACCGGATATTCCTCGGGCAATCTGAACGGTCAGCCTAACAGCGGATCCGGAACCTACGATGCCTATTTGACAAAGCACGATTCATCCGGATCGCTCCTTTGGACGCGCTTGATCGGAACATCGAGCGAAGACAGGGGCCATGAAGTCAGGGTTGATGCGGCAGGGAACGCCTTCGTCGCAGGACGAACGACGGGAAACCTCGCCGGCCTCGCCGGCGGGGAGGACGGCTTTGTTCGCAAGATTGATCCGAATGGAACAACGCTCTGGACAAGGCAATTCGGCACGTCGGCAGCCGACAGCGCCGAAGGCCTGTCGCTCGACAGCACGGGCAACGTCTATGTGTCGGGTTACACCCGCGGCAACTTGGACGGGCAGTTCAACTCCGGCGACACCGACGCATTTCTCCGCAAGTTCGATTCAAACGGTAATTTCCAATGGACCCGGCTTTTTGGGACGAACGTGCACGACGACTCAGTAAGCGTGTCGGTCGATCCCAGCGGCAACAGCTATTTCACGGGCATTACCAACGCAGGCCTCGGATCATGTGACATGTACCTCGCAAAATATGACTCTTCGGGTAATTCGCAATGGACGAACTTCCTTGGCTCTTCAAGCTGTGACGTTGCAACATCCGTGAAGGCGGACGCCTCCGGCAACATCTATCTTACCGGTCATACCACTGCCGCCTTCTTCGACGGACAGCCGAGCCACGGTAGCAGCGACGTCGTCCTCGTCAAATATAACAGCGCCGGATCGCGGCTCTGGACACGCCTTTTGGGCACCTCAAACATAGATCAGGCGTACGGTCTCGCGATCGACGACATATCCGGCGCCGTCTTTGTGACAGGAGAAACAAGGGGCAGCCTTGGAGGCCCAAATCAGGGCGACTACGACTATTTCCTCACCAAATGGGACCCCTCGGGCGTTCCACTGTGGACGCAGCAATTGGGGACAAACAGCGCTGACCTGGGAATGGGCCTCACCACTGATCCTTTCGGCCGCGTTTATGCAACAGGCTACAGTTCTGGCAGCCTTTTTGGTCCAAGCGCAGGTAATTCCGACGCTATACTAATTAAGTACACCCCCGAACCCGCAGCCTTCCTCATGATCGTCGGCCTGGCGATGCTACATCGTCGCCGTCGTTAA
- a CDS encoding VCBS repeat-containing protein, whose translation MFVLNRCSIVAALALVTLIGCETPPVPPPPDDMDEGVGPLVRVIDSMTEQTHMSFLAFDSSFRGGVRVAAGDVNGDGTVDIIVAAGPGAGPHVKVFSGVDQSLLHSFNAYGPEFGGGVYVAAGDVNGDGRADIITGAGAGGGPHVKVFDGANGSLLASFFAFAPSFVGGVRVAAGDVDDDGMADIITGAGPGAGPHVRVFAGSDLAILHSFFAFGQSFTGGVFVAAGDLNGDGGADLIVGADAGGGPQVKVFDGLRGSLLTSFFAFDTAFGGGVRVAAGDVNGDGTADIVVGAGAGGTGGHVRVFGGTDQMILQDFFAFDPMFAGGVFVAAGDVNGDGRADVIVGADAEADGM comes from the coding sequence ATGTTCGTTTTGAATCGCTGTTCGATCGTTGCCGCCCTGGCCCTCGTCACTCTCATCGGCTGCGAAACACCCCCGGTGCCTCCGCCACCGGACGACATGGACGAAGGAGTAGGGCCGCTGGTGCGGGTCATCGACTCGATGACTGAGCAGACCCACATGAGCTTTCTGGCCTTCGACAGTTCATTCCGGGGAGGCGTCCGCGTCGCCGCGGGGGATGTGAATGGCGATGGCACAGTGGACATCATCGTCGCCGCGGGCCCGGGCGCGGGGCCGCACGTCAAGGTGTTCAGCGGCGTGGACCAATCCCTCCTCCATAGCTTCAATGCCTACGGGCCGGAGTTCGGCGGAGGCGTCTATGTCGCGGCAGGCGATGTGAACGGCGACGGCCGAGCCGACATCATCACGGGAGCGGGCGCCGGCGGCGGGCCGCACGTAAAGGTCTTTGATGGAGCGAATGGCAGCCTGCTGGCCAGCTTCTTCGCCTTCGCGCCTAGTTTTGTTGGCGGCGTTCGCGTCGCGGCGGGGGATGTCGACGACGATGGGATGGCGGACATCATCACCGGCGCGGGGCCCGGCGCCGGGCCGCACGTGAGGGTCTTCGCCGGATCGGATCTGGCCATCCTGCACAGCTTTTTCGCATTCGGGCAGAGTTTTACCGGCGGCGTGTTCGTGGCCGCGGGCGATCTGAACGGGGACGGGGGGGCGGACCTGATCGTGGGCGCGGATGCCGGGGGCGGACCGCAGGTCAAGGTCTTCGACGGTCTGAGGGGCAGCCTACTGACGAGCTTTTTCGCCTTTGACACGGCGTTTGGCGGGGGCGTGCGCGTCGCGGCGGGGGACGTGAACGGCGATGGCACTGCCGACATCGTCGTGGGCGCGGGAGCGGGCGGGACCGGCGGGCATGTGCGGGTCTTCGGAGGGACCGATCAGATGATCCTGCAGGACTTCTTCGCGTTCGATCCGATGTTCGCCGGGGGCGTGTTCGTGGCCGCCGGGGATGTGAACGGTGACGGCCGGGCGGACGTGATCGTGGGCGCGGATGCCGAGGCGGATGGCATGTAA
- a CDS encoding type II secretion system F family protein → MIAATQIYILAADLETVEKIGLYVLPIFGSVLLAYAIYNLIHDLRKPEVRRVSDRLKEKVGAEAETDKDRAVKESILRRQKDQPTAIGAAMLQISFMPWLQRVLDQANLPWRATTALLNIIGASAVAYIICFTFQLPQWQCLSIGGACLLLPLIALVIKQRIRMNKFLNQLPDVFELMSQALRAGHSLANAILLIGQQLPDPVGTEFLRVFHEQNLGIKIEDAMKDMSKRVGLLDVRFFVTAVLIQRQTGGDLAEVLDNISSVIRDRIKLFGSVKALTAEGRLSGYVLLALPVVVFVIELFINPDYANVMLDEPIGNYMLIGAGVAQLLGLAMIQKIVNIKV, encoded by the coding sequence GTGATCGCGGCAACGCAAATATACATTCTGGCGGCCGACCTCGAGACCGTGGAGAAGATCGGCCTCTACGTGCTGCCGATCTTCGGATCGGTCCTCCTCGCCTACGCGATCTACAACCTCATTCACGATCTGCGCAAGCCCGAGGTGCGGCGGGTCAGCGATCGCCTCAAGGAAAAAGTCGGCGCCGAGGCGGAGACCGACAAGGACCGCGCGGTCAAGGAATCGATCCTTCGGCGACAAAAGGATCAACCCACGGCCATCGGCGCCGCGATGCTGCAAATCTCGTTCATGCCGTGGCTCCAACGCGTCCTCGACCAGGCCAATCTGCCGTGGCGGGCGACGACGGCGCTGCTCAACATCATCGGGGCCTCGGCCGTTGCCTACATCATCTGCTTTACGTTTCAGCTCCCGCAGTGGCAATGCCTTTCCATCGGGGGCGCCTGTCTCCTGCTGCCGCTGATCGCGCTCGTCATCAAACAACGCATTCGCATGAACAAGTTCCTCAACCAGTTGCCCGACGTCTTCGAGCTCATGAGCCAGGCCCTCCGCGCCGGCCATTCGCTCGCCAACGCCATCCTCCTGATCGGCCAGCAGCTCCCCGACCCTGTGGGGACGGAGTTCCTCCGCGTCTTTCACGAGCAGAACCTCGGCATCAAGATCGAGGATGCCATGAAGGACATGTCCAAGCGCGTCGGCCTGCTCGACGTCCGCTTCTTTGTCACCGCCGTCCTGATCCAGCGCCAGACCGGCGGCGACCTCGCCGAAGTCCTCGACAACATCAGCAGCGTCATCCGCGATCGCATCAAGCTCTTCGGCTCCGTGAAGGCGCTGACGGCGGAGGGCCGGCTCTCCGGTTATGTGCTCCTGGCGCTCCCCGTCGTCGTGTTTGTCATCGAACTGTTCATCAACCCGGACTACGCGAACGTCATGCTCGACGAGCCCATCGGCAATTACATGCTGATCGGCGCGGGCGTGGCGCAGCTCCTGGGTCTCGCCATGATCCAGAAAATCGTGAATATCAAGGTTTAG
- a CDS encoding SBBP repeat-containing protein, translating to MKNINILAAVLASFGGNPVALAEEPYSIEWARQFGTNAYEAGNAVATDPWGNIFVTGNTNGNLNGQPSAGGTDAFLAKFNAAGSVLWTRLIGTSNGESGLDVAIDQAGNAIVAGRTRLPGGNGDFGAFVTKFDTTGSTIWINQFGTSAHDQALSLSVDPGGSLYLAGYTSGDLDGQTNSGEKDAFVRKLDSDGVFQWGRLLGTASDEEAQSIAVDAFGNAYVAGFTDGSLGGTQNNGGRDAFLAKYDNSGTRQWVTLLGSPATEGATAVSVNNSGNVYLTGHADGDLDGQTGSGFADTFLAKYDANGSGLWTRLFGSTLSDDAYDLAVDNTTGSVFVTGWTYGDLSSVNQGTLDMFMTKWNSEGSPSWTIQLGTDGWDEGKGIAVDGSGSVYLTGSTSKSLFGPDAGNNLDDDVFLVKFTPEPFGAVLLLLGWLTVPKQRYVR from the coding sequence ATGAAAAACATCAACATTCTTGCAGCTGTTCTAGCGAGCTTTGGTGGCAATCCTGTGGCGCTAGCCGAGGAGCCATACAGTATTGAATGGGCCAGACAATTTGGAACCAACGCTTATGAAGCCGGGAACGCCGTAGCTACTGATCCATGGGGAAATATCTTCGTAACTGGTAATACGAACGGAAATCTAAATGGTCAGCCGTCTGCCGGTGGCACAGATGCGTTCCTGGCGAAGTTCAATGCCGCTGGCTCGGTGCTTTGGACGCGTCTGATCGGTACTTCAAACGGCGAGTCAGGTCTGGATGTAGCGATAGATCAGGCTGGCAATGCGATCGTGGCGGGCAGAACGCGACTTCCCGGTGGCAATGGCGACTTCGGAGCATTCGTAACCAAATTCGATACGACCGGTTCAACGATTTGGATAAATCAGTTTGGCACTTCAGCGCATGATCAGGCCCTCAGTCTTTCGGTCGATCCGGGAGGGAGCCTTTATTTGGCCGGCTACACGTCTGGGGATTTGGACGGGCAGACTAATTCTGGCGAGAAAGATGCATTTGTGCGGAAGCTTGATTCGGACGGAGTCTTTCAATGGGGTCGCCTCCTTGGAACAGCCTCCGACGAGGAAGCACAAAGCATCGCAGTTGATGCATTCGGTAACGCTTACGTCGCGGGCTTTACGGACGGCAGCTTAGGAGGAACGCAAAACAACGGGGGTCGCGACGCCTTCCTTGCGAAATATGACAACTCAGGAACCAGACAGTGGGTGACGTTATTGGGATCCCCGGCAACAGAGGGCGCGACCGCAGTGAGTGTTAATAACAGCGGCAATGTGTATTTGACTGGACACGCTGACGGCGATTTAGATGGGCAAACTGGCAGCGGCTTTGCCGATACTTTTTTGGCGAAATATGACGCAAATGGCTCGGGCCTTTGGACTAGACTTTTCGGATCAACTTTGAGCGACGATGCCTACGATTTAGCCGTTGATAACACAACTGGATCCGTTTTTGTCACGGGGTGGACGTATGGAGACCTAAGTTCAGTGAACCAAGGCACCTTGGACATGTTCATGACAAAGTGGAATTCAGAGGGCAGTCCAAGTTGGACGATACAGCTCGGGACCGATGGCTGGGATGAAGGAAAGGGTATAGCGGTTGATGGTTCAGGAAGTGTTTATTTGACCGGCAGCACGTCCAAGAGTCTGTTTGGACCCGACGCAGGTAACAATTTGGATGACGATGTTTTTCTGGTCAAGTTTACGCCAGAGCCTTTCGGCGCGGTCTTGTTGTTGCTTGGTTGGTTGACTGTTCCGAAACAGCGTTACGTTCGATAA
- the trmB gene encoding tRNA (guanosine(46)-N7)-methyltransferase TrmB — protein MIAIDSIAVVAESLPQPVDLTALFGNDHPVELEIGCGKGGFLLRQAKAHPERNYIGIEWANKFYQYTADRMARWGMANVRIMRTDAKHFVIHRLPPACLAALHVYHPDPWPKKRHHKRRVFTPDFVEAAIRVLQPGGRLAVQTDHAEYFEQIHSVLSGRRELAPTPFDDAEFGAAGERTETNYEVKYLREGRKIFRLAFCRAPS, from the coding sequence ATGATTGCCATTGACTCCATCGCCGTCGTGGCCGAGTCCCTTCCACAACCGGTCGATCTGACCGCGCTCTTCGGAAACGACCATCCCGTCGAACTGGAGATCGGCTGCGGCAAGGGAGGCTTCCTGCTGCGGCAGGCCAAGGCGCACCCCGAGCGGAATTACATCGGCATCGAGTGGGCCAACAAGTTCTATCAATATACGGCCGATCGCATGGCTCGCTGGGGCATGGCCAATGTGCGGATCATGCGGACCGACGCCAAGCACTTTGTCATCCATCGCCTGCCGCCGGCGTGTCTCGCGGCATTGCATGTCTACCATCCCGATCCCTGGCCCAAGAAACGGCACCACAAACGGCGCGTATTTACGCCCGACTTCGTCGAAGCGGCGATTCGCGTCCTCCAACCCGGCGGTCGATTGGCCGTGCAGACCGACCACGCCGAGTATTTCGAGCAGATTCACTCGGTGCTCTCCGGTCGGCGGGAACTAGCCCCCACTCCGTTTGACGACGCCGAATTCGGCGCAGCCGGCGAGCGGACGGAAACGAACTATGAAGTGAAATACCTGCGCGAGGGTCGGAAAATCTTCCGCCTCGCGTTTTGTCGGGCGCCCTCGTGA
- a CDS encoding CpaF family protein gives MFGRSKVAVLKMPKAPAAGQGSPASSGGAPTSTAATPPPTAAPAAPDRNDEFSELKSRVHKQLVEMLDLAALSKRSGDDVREEVKQVITGLCDQQDALLNFNDRQRLVTEILDETFGLGPLETLLKDALISDILINGPKQVYVERKGRLQLTSVVFKDNAHLMHVIDKIVSSVGRRCDEVSPMVDARLKDGSRVNAVIPPLAIDGPSMSIRRFGTDPITWEDYVRFNSLTPHMVEFLRACVVAHLNIIVAGGTGSGKTTLLNNLSSFIPDTERIVTIEDAAELRLRQPHVVRLESRPANIEGKGRIAIRELLINALRMRPDRIVVGECRGSETLDMLQAMNTGHDGSLTTIHANSVRDAVQRIETMVMMAGFDLPVKAIRQQFSSAVHLIINAARLTGGPRKVMSIAEVQGMEGEAVTMQEIFKFEQIGLDNTGKAYGRFTATGLRPSFLDRLKAAGADLDTALFERQVLAEDHRG, from the coding sequence ATGTTCGGTCGATCCAAAGTCGCGGTTCTCAAGATGCCCAAAGCCCCCGCCGCGGGACAAGGATCTCCGGCGTCGTCGGGCGGCGCGCCAACGTCCACCGCCGCCACGCCTCCTCCCACCGCCGCGCCGGCGGCGCCCGATCGCAATGACGAATTCTCCGAACTCAAATCACGCGTTCACAAACAGCTCGTCGAAATGCTCGACCTGGCCGCGCTGTCCAAGCGCAGCGGTGACGACGTCCGCGAAGAGGTCAAGCAGGTCATCACCGGCCTGTGCGATCAACAGGACGCTTTGCTGAACTTCAACGACCGCCAGCGCCTGGTCACTGAGATCCTCGACGAAACGTTCGGCCTCGGGCCGCTGGAAACGCTGCTCAAGGACGCGCTCATCAGCGACATCCTCATCAACGGCCCCAAGCAGGTCTACGTCGAGCGCAAAGGCCGGCTCCAGTTGACCAGCGTCGTCTTCAAGGACAACGCCCACCTGATGCACGTCATCGACAAGATCGTCTCCTCCGTCGGCCGGCGCTGCGACGAAGTCTCGCCGATGGTCGATGCCCGGCTCAAGGACGGCTCGCGCGTCAATGCGGTCATCCCGCCCCTGGCGATCGACGGCCCCTCGATGTCCATTCGCCGCTTCGGCACTGATCCGATCACCTGGGAAGACTACGTTCGCTTCAACTCCCTGACGCCGCACATGGTCGAGTTCCTCCGGGCCTGCGTTGTCGCGCACCTGAATATCATCGTGGCCGGCGGTACCGGCTCTGGTAAAACGACGCTGCTCAACAACCTCTCGTCTTTCATCCCGGACACCGAGCGAATCGTCACCATTGAGGACGCGGCGGAACTCCGCCTCCGCCAGCCCCACGTCGTCCGCCTCGAATCGCGCCCCGCGAACATCGAAGGCAAGGGCCGCATCGCCATCCGCGAACTGCTCATCAACGCCCTGCGCATGCGGCCCGATCGCATCGTCGTCGGCGAGTGCCGCGGGTCCGAGACGCTGGACATGCTCCAGGCCATGAACACCGGTCACGACGGCTCACTCACGACCATCCACGCCAACAGCGTCCGCGACGCCGTCCAGCGCATCGAGACCATGGTCATGATGGCGGGCTTCGATCTCCCCGTGAAGGCGATTCGCCAGCAGTTCTCCAGCGCGGTGCACCTGATCATCAACGCGGCGCGCCTGACCGGCGGCCCGCGAAAAGTCATGTCCATCGCCGAGGTTCAGGGCATGGAGGGCGAGGCCGTCACTATGCAGGAGATTTTCAAGTTTGAGCAGATCGGCCTGGATAACACCGGCAAGGCGTACGGTCGTTTCACGGCGACAGGCCTGCGGCCCAGTTTCCTCGACCGGCTCAAGGCAGCCGGCGCCGACCTGGACACGGCCCTCTTCGAACGACAGGTCCTCGCGGAGGATCATCGAGGTTAG
- the yidD gene encoding membrane protein insertion efficiency factor YidD — protein MNKLVIGLFVTLIRAYQFAVRPLLAGGCRFVPTCSEYAVEAIERHGPWRGGRMALRRILRCRPGCAGGFDPVP, from the coding sequence GTGAACAAGCTCGTGATCGGCCTCTTCGTGACCCTGATCCGCGCCTATCAATTCGCGGTACGTCCACTGTTGGCCGGCGGCTGCCGGTTCGTGCCGACGTGCAGCGAGTACGCGGTCGAAGCCATCGAGCGCCACGGCCCCTGGCGCGGCGGCCGCATGGCGCTGCGCCGAATCCTCCGCTGCCGGCCGGGTTGCGCCGGCGGGTTCGATCCAGTGCCGTGA